A DNA window from Centropristis striata isolate RG_2023a ecotype Rhode Island chromosome 10, C.striata_1.0, whole genome shotgun sequence contains the following coding sequences:
- the si:dkey-251i10.3 gene encoding U3 small nucleolar RNA-associated protein 14 homolog A, with the protein MAKVSKKKVSKKSVKKSSKLKDEMAAGRTDVVYDEEDLHEADENISSEEEDGSGMDERKHQKLLEAISALGGKRKKKLGERSEAAVQMSEFTVNAEGEGDKIDLSDLIGTIDKNPDVPGKTKKQLKTLQRSKKTIECPLSKQESERIQRDVAFQKAATEVTRWKGIIKQNQRAEQLVFPLNQEPSGPKPMERVVTSWKAQTPLEQEVFALLSANKQPINDPILTPAEEASVRAMSLEEAKIRRAELQKARALQSYYEAKARRERKIKSKKYHKVQNKAKRKEFLKQFDEMVKTDPSAALEELNKIELARMQERMSLKHQNSGKWAKSKVIMAKYDEGARKAMQQQLEVNKELTQKLVTSLNKEEEEEEDAEAGDVEVLPDFVNDAEQGVDSSNPWMRGKLSENPTEKEISDTLDVVAEGPGVVGNTVEEEEDGDDVEETEEESLLREFDSRRKLRQAQETDIPVKPVDDEEKAAAEDPDPSDKEEEELSEFTSLFRDIAESCQETVAEKADTAADVSHMDTSAQLEEGLMRIRTLEDVELLSQEKSTTDEAPDQPQHPPATENMPSATQKAGKSRKRKRGIELKEVLTKETKVIQVPLAPTIDDTGDCDEVLDQRGLIKEAFAGDDVISDFLKHKRKLEDAGKPKVVDLTLPGWGEWGGTNLAPSRSKRKRFRIKTAPPPPRKDQHLPNVIMSEKRTSTIGLHQVNSLPFPFENHSQFESTIRTPLGRNWNTERTVKKISKPKVVTQMGAIIQPMAREELMKDKKQVSTGHNSRGNLQRKH; encoded by the coding sequence ATGGCTAAAGTTTCTAAGAAGAAAGTGAGTAAAAAGAGTGTGAAGAAGAGCTCCAAGCTGAAAGATGAGATGGCGGCGGGGAGGACAGACGTGGTCTACGACGAGGAGGATTTACATGAAGCAGATGAAAACATcagcagtgaggaggaggacggcAGCGGCATGGATGAACGAAAACACCAAAAGCTACTGGAAGCCATCAGCGCTCTCGGTgggaagaggaaaaagaagcTGGGGGAGAGATCCGAAGCGGCCGTCCAGATGTCTGAGTTCACGGTGAACGCCGAGGGGGAAGGAGACAAAATCGACCTGTCGGACCTGATCGGGACCATTGACAAAAACCCCGATGTCCCAGGCAAGACCAAAAAGCAGTTAAAAACCCTGCAGCGGAGTAAAAAGACTATTGAGTGTCCTCTCAGCAAGCAGGAGAGTGAAAGGATTCAGAGAGATGTTGCGTTTCAGAAGGCAGCCACAGAGGTGACCCGGTGGAAAGGTATCATCAAACAGAACCAGAGGGCGGAGCAGCTCGTCTTCCCCCTCAACCAGGAGCCCTCTGGTCCTAAACCCATGGAGAGGGTGGTGACCAGCTGGAAGGCGCAAACCCCTCTCGAGCAGGAGGTCTTTGCCCTCCTGTCTGCTAACAAGCAGCCCATCAACGACCCCATCCTGACCCCTGCTGAGGAGGCTTCAGTGAGGGCCATGAGTCTAGAGGAGGCCAAGATCCGACGGGCAGAGCTGCAGAAAGCCCGGGCTCTGCAGTCCTACTACGAGGCCAAGGCccggagagagaggaagatcaAAAGCAAGAAATACCACAAAGTGCAGAACAAGGCCAAGCGCAAAGAATTCCTCAAGCAGTTTGATGAGATGGTGAAGACGGACCCCAGCGCTGCCCTGGAAGAGCTGAATAAGATAGAGCTGGCCAGGATGCAGGAGAGGATGTCGCTGAAGCACCAGAATAGTGGCAAGTGGGCCAAGTCTAAAGTGATCATGGCCAAATACGATGAGGGAGCTCGCAAAGCCATGCAGCAACAGCTGGAGGTAAACAAAGAGCTGACCCAGAAGCTGGTGACCTCACTGaataaagaggaagaggaggaggaagatgcgGAAGCAGGTGACGTAGAGGTGCTGCCTGATTTTGTTAATGATGCAGAGCAAGGAGTGGATTCTTCAAATCCCTGGATGAGAGGGAAGCTCTCTGAAAATCCCACAGAAAAAGAGATAAGTGACACTTTGGATGTTGTAGCAGAGGGGCCTGGAGTTGTGGGAAATACAgttgaagaagaggaggatgggGATGATGTAGAGGAAACGGAAGAGGAATCTCTCCTCAGAGAGTTTGACAGCAGGAGGAAACTGCGTCAGGCTCAGGAGACTGACATACCGGTAAAACCTGTGGATGATGAGGAGAAAGCTGCTGCAGAAGACCCAGATCCATCAgacaaagaggaagaggagcttTCAGAATTCACAAGCCTTTTCAGAGATATAGCAGAGAGTTGTCAGGAGACTGTAGCTGAGAAGGCAGACACAGCTGCAGATGTTAGCCACATGGACACCTCAGCTCAGCTGGAGGAAGGACTGATGAGGATCAGGACTCTGGAGGATGTGGAGCTCCTCAGTCAGGAAAAGTCAACCACTGATGAAGCACCTGATCAGCCACAACATCCCCCGGCCACAGAAAACATGCCGTCTGCAACTCAAAAGGCAGGCAAAAGCAGAAAAAGGAAGAGAGGGATCGAGCTGAAAGAAGTTCTCaccaaagaaacaaaagtcATCCAGGTTCCACTCGCTCCAACCATTGATGACACTGGGGACTGTGATGAAGTGCTGGACCAGAGGGGGCTCATTAAAGAGGCCTTCGCTGGAGATGATGTCATCTCAGACTTCCTTAAGCAcaagaggaagctggaggacgcAGGAAAGCCAAAGGTGGTGGACCTGACGCTGCCTGGGTGGGGTGAGTGGGGAGGGACAAACCTTGCACCGTCCCGCAGCAAACGCAAGAGGTTCAGGATTAAGACGGCTCCGCCTCCACCCAGGAAAGATCAACACCTGCCTAACGTCATCATGTCGGAGAAGAGAACCAGCACCATCGGCCTCCACCAGGTCAACTCACTGCCCTTTCCTTTCGAGAACCATTCGCAGTTTGAGAGCACCATACGCACTCCACTGGGCCGCAACTGGAACACAGAGCGGACTGTTAAAAAGATCAGCAAGCCCAAGGTGGTCACCCAGATGGGTGCCATCATCCAGCCAATGGCTCGGGAGGAGCTGATGAAGGACAAGAAGCAGGTTTCCACTGGTCATAACAGCCGTGGAAACCTGCAAAGGAAACATTAG
- the fgf9 gene encoding fibroblast growth factor 4A, with protein MCFTMNVSLTLLTGLQLLLIFSVGAKKQEPVVSPEDHGARLRGLWKLYMRDTLPKGKGSSPPIKEGVKQQLLYCRVGIGYHLQILPSGSVGGIHKPTEHCWMKVFAMKHGVVGIKGVKSGLYLCMSEGGLAYGAEQFSDDCLLKENLEENHYTTYSSLSHPGIYLALSHKGELRRGNNVGRHQSCTHFLPRRTP; from the exons ATGTGTTTCACTATGAATGTTTCCTTGACGTTGCTGACTGGCCTCCAACTGCTCCTGATCTTCAGTGTGGGAGCAAAGAAACAAGAGCCAGTGGTTTCACCTGAAGACCACGGCGCACGGCTCAGAGGCCTCTGGAAGCTCTACATGAGGGACACCCTGCCAAAAGGAAAAG GTTCCAGTCCTCCAATCAAAGAGGGGGTCAAACAGCAGCTGCTCTACTGCCGTGTTGGGATCGGCTACCATCTCCAGATTCTGCCCAGCGGATCTGTAGGAGGCATCCACAAACCCACTGAGCATT GCTGGATGAAGGTATTTGCTATGAAACATGGAGTCGTGGGAATCAAAGGAGTCAAGAGTGGCTTGTACCTCTGTATGAGTGAGGGAGGACTGGCATATGGAGCG GAGCAGTTTTCTGACGACTGTCTGCTGAAGGAGAACCTGGAGGAGAACCACTACACCACCTactcctctctgtctcacccAGGCATCTATCTGGCTCTTTCCCACAAGGGAGAGCTCAGGAGGGGCAACAATGTGGGCCGCCATCAGTCCTGTACCCACTTTCTACCTCGGAGGACACCTTGA
- the ccdc93 gene encoding coiled-coil domain-containing protein 93 encodes MAAASSVFHRVRAGSKIAAQYDQEGNLIQVETREDEEQSIKLAEILELLLAAGYFRARIKGLSPFDKVVGGMTWCITTCNFDIDVDLLFQENSTIGQKIALTEKIVSVLPKMKCPHRLEPHQIQGLDFIHIFPVIQWLVKRAIETREEMGDYVRAYSISQFQKTHSLPEDEELLQRKDKAVRAVLDVLEVYKPQRKYRRQKDAGELLDEDSRVHSTLLEYGRRYGFSKQSSQDKADDRKASSASGSQVAPPGMAEVSEEDNLQAVEEMRIKTLMTSMAAMANEEGKLTASAVGQIVGLQSEEIKQIASEYAEKQLELSSEERSERYGPLQQHRRAVASLNKQIHQKTKQLEELQAKHAEVKTGCDDAKRKLIEATEQSEKLEKELKSLDEMEEQADSSLLEKLGALVTMNENLKQQEQDFRTHCREEMARLQQNIEELKTASGQDTEEEKERNQLIDKQYNTDREKLQKIRLLMARRNREIAILQRKIDEVPSRAELTQYQKRFIELYSQVSATHKETKQFFTLYNTLDDKKVYLEKEVNLLNSIHDNFQQAMSSSAAKEQFLRQMEQIVEGIKQSRIKMEKKKQENKMRRDQLNDEYLELLDKQRLYFKTVKDFKEECRKNEMLLSKLRAKGAS; translated from the exons ATGGCGGCGGCTTCGTCTGTCTTCCACAGAGTGAGAGCTGGCTCTAAAATAGCTGCTCAATATGACCAAGAAGGCAACCTCATTCAG GTGGAAACCCGAGAGGATGAGGAGCAAAGCATCAAACTGGCGGAGATCCTGGAGCTCCTGCTGGCAGCTGGATACTTCAGAGCACGTATTAAAGGACTGTCTCCTTTTGATAAG GTGGTGGGTGGTATGACCTGGTGCATCACCACCTGTAACTTTGATATTGATGTGGATCTTCTTTTCCAAGAAAACTCAACTATTGGCCAGAaaat AGCTCTGACAGAGAAAATAGTGTCTGTGCTGCCAAAGATGAAGTGTCCTCATCGCCTGGAGCCCCATCAAATCCAAGGGCTGGATTTTATCCACATTTTTCCAGTGATACAG TGGTTGGTGAAGCGAGCGATAGAAACCAGGGAAGAGATGGGCGACTATGTGAGAGCCTACTCCATTTCTCAGTTCCAGAAGACCCACAGCCTGCCAGAG GATGAAGAGCTGCTCCAGAGGAAAGACAAAGCTGTGAGGGCAGTTCTGGATGTCTTG GAAGTGTACAAACCCCAGAGGAAGTACAGGAGGCAAAAGGATGCAGGGGAGCTGCTGGATGAGGACTCCAGGGTTCACTCCACTCTGCTGGAGTATGGCAG gcGTTATGGATTCAGTAAACAGTCCAGTCAAGACAAG GCAGATGACAGGAAGGCTTCGTCGGCCAGTGGGTCGCAGGTGGCGCCCCCTGGAATGGCAGAGGTGTCAGAGGAAGACAACCTGCAGGCAGTGGAGGAG atGCGAATCAAGACCCTGATGACCAGCATGGCTGCCATGGCAAATGAAGAG GGGAAGCTGACAGCAAGTGCCGTGGGGCAGATAGTGGGACTGCAGTCTGAGGAGATCAAACAGATCGCCTCTGAGTATGCTGAGAAG CAGTTGGAGCTGTCATCAGAGGAGCGCTCAGAGCGCTACGGCCCGCTGCAGCAACACCGCAGAGCAGTGGCCTCACTTAACAAACAGATCCATCAGAAGACTAAACAACTGGAGGAG ctACAAGCCAAACATGCAGAGGTGAAAACAGGCTGTGACGATGCCAAGAGAAAACTGATTGAG GCTACAGAGCAGTCAGAGAAACTGGAGAAAGAGCTGAAGTCTTTAGACGAGATGGAGGAGCAGGCTGACAGCAG CTTGCTAGAGAAGCTGGGGGCTCTGGTGACAATGAATGAGAACCTGAAGCAGCAGGAGCAAGACTTCCGCACACACTGCAGA GAGGAGATGGCCCGTCTTCAGCAGAACATTGAAGAGTTAAAGACCGCATCAGGACAGGatacagaggaggagaag GAGAGAAACCAGCTGATAGACAAACAGtacaacacagacagagagaaactaCAGAAGATCCGTCTGCTCATG GCTCGGAGGAACCGTGAGATTGCCATTCTGCAGAGGAAAATTGACGAGGTGCCAAGCCGGGCTGAGCTGACCCAGTACCAAAAGAGGTTCATAGAACTATATAGCCAAG TGTCTGCAACACATAAAGAGACCAAGCAGTTCTTCACACTGTATAATACATTAGACGACAAGAAGGTTTATCTGGAGAAGGAG GTGAATCTGCTGAATTCCATTCACGACAATTTCCAGCA AGCGATGTCGTCTTCAGCAGCCAAGGAGCAGTTCCTCAGACAGATGGAGCAAATAGTGGAGGGAATCAAACAGAGTCGCATAAAG ATGGAGAAGAAAAAGCAGGAGAACAAAATGAGGAGAGATCAGCTGAATGATGAGTACCTGGAGCTGCTCGACAAGCAGAGACTTTACTTTAAAACAGTCAAGGACTTCAAAGAG GAGTGTAGGAAGAACGAGATGCTGCTGTCCAAACTGAGAGCAAAAGGAGCCTCGTAG